A region of Allocoleopsis franciscana PCC 7113 DNA encodes the following proteins:
- a CDS encoding glycosyltransferase, which produces MLTKAREYEIVSYRQSVQQKGMLLVLPVPLRAKGKQIFLESQACNGLEQWANNFGSVVVAAPLLPEALATEGKTMTWRDTATLAGPHRFEFVPLPWAYSLPKFLSNYPSVRASLGELISRCRYLQFAIGGLFGDWAAVAALEAHKQGRPYSIHTDRVEHEVMLRSRQGATLKTRLKSRAMAPLIASYHKQIIKNCALGLWHGQDCYSAYSPFCQNSHLIHDIHTKPSDSIGNLELFKKARCAKSDETIRICYAGRIDPMKAPLDWVKAVGRARDLGVNLHATWMGDGSLMTEMKAMIAEMGLSSVIELTGFESDRKKVFKKISESHLMLFTHVTPESPRCLIESLVRGTPIIGYHSDYADDLVNNHGGGMFVPVENWEQLGNLIAQLSNDRERLSTLIQEAGKNGTRFNDQAVFHERSELIKKHLA; this is translated from the coding sequence ATGTTGACTAAGGCCAGAGAATACGAGATTGTCAGCTATCGGCAATCGGTGCAACAAAAAGGGATGCTGCTCGTCCTACCCGTTCCCCTTCGGGCTAAAGGGAAGCAAATATTCCTAGAGTCCCAGGCTTGCAACGGCTTAGAGCAGTGGGCCAATAATTTTGGGTCAGTGGTCGTCGCTGCACCTCTATTGCCCGAAGCCCTAGCCACAGAAGGAAAAACCATGACTTGGCGGGACACAGCCACCTTAGCCGGACCCCATCGCTTTGAATTTGTGCCACTGCCTTGGGCTTATTCCCTCCCCAAGTTCCTTTCTAACTATCCTTCGGTACGAGCCTCTCTGGGCGAATTAATCTCACGCTGCCGTTATCTGCAATTTGCGATTGGCGGTTTGTTTGGAGATTGGGCAGCCGTTGCCGCCTTGGAAGCTCATAAACAGGGTAGACCCTATAGCATTCATACGGATCGCGTTGAACATGAGGTCATGCTGCGATCAAGACAGGGAGCAACACTCAAAACCCGACTAAAGTCGAGAGCCATGGCACCGCTGATCGCGAGTTACCACAAACAGATTATTAAGAATTGTGCCCTAGGTCTGTGGCATGGTCAAGATTGCTATTCCGCTTACAGTCCCTTTTGCCAGAACAGCCATCTAATTCATGACATCCACACAAAACCTTCAGATAGCATCGGCAATTTAGAGTTGTTTAAAAAAGCTCGGTGTGCGAAGAGTGATGAGACAATTCGCATTTGTTATGCCGGACGTATTGATCCGATGAAAGCGCCCTTGGACTGGGTAAAAGCTGTAGGCAGGGCGAGGGATTTGGGTGTGAATCTGCACGCCACTTGGATGGGTGATGGGTCTTTGATGACGGAAATGAAAGCCATGATTGCAGAGATGGGCTTAAGTTCTGTAATCGAACTGACAGGATTTGAGTCAGATCGAAAAAAAGTGTTTAAGAAAATAAGCGAATCTCACCTCATGTTGTTTACTCATGTCACCCCAGAATCGCCACGCTGCCTGATTGAGTCCCTCGTTCGCGGCACCCCGATTATTGGCTATCACAGTGATTACGCTGATGACTTGGTGAACAACCACGGTGGAGGAATGTTCGTGCCTGTGGAAAATTGGGAACAACTCGGCAATCTGATCGCTCAATTGTCGAACGACCGAGAACGTTTGTCAACACTAATCCAAGAGGCTGGCAAGAATGGAACCCGCTTCAATGATCAAGCGGTCTTCCACGAACGTAGTGAGCTGATCAAAAAGCATCTGGCCTGA
- the treZ gene encoding malto-oligosyltrehalose trehalohydrolase: MKIGADYLGDGRCEFTVWAPAHEEVAVQIVSPVQRLLPMQKDEWGYFKVLAENIEPGTLYCYKLGAEADRPDPASHSQPKDVHGPSSVVDHTQMNWNDADWSGIPLEEMIIYELHVGTFTPEGTFEAIIPRLRELHEFGVNAIELMPIGQFPGNRNWGYDGVFPFAPQHSYGGSEGLKKLVDAAHQQGISIILDVIYNHFGPEGNYFSDYAPYFTNHYQTAWGNALNFDGEYSYGVRNYFIENALYWFNNYHIDALRLDASDHLYDIGVKHFLQELAENVDALSKKQGQKFYLTAENDLSDTKIIRPIESGGYGIDAQWNDAFHHCLHSLLTGEESGYYEDYGTCEQMAKAFKQGFVYSGQYSPFRKKFHGSDSSAIPGHQFVVFTQNHDQVGNRALGERLTHLVSFKGLKLAAGVLMLAPNIPLIFMGEEYAEDAPFLYFVSHTDQKLVEVVREGRKKDFAAFHIEGEFIDPFSTETFQQCQLNWDKRQEGKHKVMREFYQHLIQLRRTLPALKQLDKENLEASAVEEDKLLFLRRGSSGDQIFCIMNFNKNKVTCKPSPGGIWRKILDSSDEQWMGSGSTLPEKLIREQEVTIRPQSFALYELETLAT; the protein is encoded by the coding sequence ATGAAAATCGGCGCTGATTATCTTGGTGACGGTCGTTGTGAATTTACGGTTTGGGCACCCGCTCACGAAGAAGTAGCTGTACAAATAGTATCCCCTGTTCAGCGTTTGCTTCCCATGCAAAAAGATGAATGGGGGTATTTTAAAGTGCTAGCTGAAAATATTGAGCCAGGAACACTTTATTGCTACAAACTCGGAGCAGAGGCAGATAGACCCGATCCCGCTTCCCACTCTCAACCCAAGGACGTACATGGCCCCTCCTCTGTGGTTGATCATACTCAGATGAACTGGAATGATGCCGATTGGTCAGGCATTCCTTTAGAGGAAATGATTATCTATGAACTGCACGTTGGCACGTTCACGCCGGAAGGAACCTTTGAAGCGATTATTCCTCGGTTAAGAGAGTTGCACGAATTTGGAGTGAATGCGATCGAACTAATGCCAATTGGACAATTTCCCGGCAACCGAAACTGGGGCTATGATGGCGTTTTTCCCTTCGCACCGCAGCATTCCTATGGGGGTTCTGAAGGATTGAAAAAGCTTGTCGATGCAGCGCATCAACAGGGAATATCAATCATTCTCGACGTGATTTACAATCACTTTGGTCCAGAAGGAAACTACTTCAGTGATTATGCACCGTATTTCACAAACCACTACCAAACAGCTTGGGGTAATGCCCTTAACTTTGATGGTGAATACAGTTACGGTGTGCGTAATTACTTTATTGAAAACGCCCTGTATTGGTTTAACAACTATCACATTGATGCCCTGCGCTTAGATGCTAGCGACCATCTATACGATATTGGTGTCAAACATTTCCTACAAGAACTAGCAGAAAACGTTGATGCCCTTTCCAAAAAACAAGGTCAGAAATTTTATCTAACAGCAGAAAATGATTTAAGCGATACCAAGATAATTCGTCCAATTGAATCAGGCGGCTATGGTATAGATGCTCAGTGGAACGATGCTTTCCACCATTGTCTGCATAGCCTGCTAACAGGTGAAGAGTCTGGGTATTACGAAGATTACGGCACCTGCGAACAGATGGCAAAGGCTTTTAAACAAGGGTTTGTCTACTCCGGGCAGTACTCACCATTCCGCAAAAAATTTCATGGCAGTGATTCAAGCGCTATTCCCGGTCATCAATTTGTCGTTTTTACCCAAAACCATGACCAAGTTGGCAATCGAGCGCTAGGTGAACGATTAACTCATCTAGTATCGTTTAAAGGGTTAAAACTTGCTGCTGGTGTCCTCATGCTTGCTCCCAATATTCCTTTAATATTTATGGGTGAAGAGTATGCAGAAGATGCACCCTTTCTCTACTTCGTGAGTCATACCGATCAGAAATTAGTTGAGGTAGTGAGAGAGGGGAGAAAGAAAGATTTTGCCGCTTTTCATATAGAAGGAGAATTCATCGATCCCTTCAGTACTGAGACGTTTCAACAATGTCAGTTAAACTGGGATAAACGGCAAGAAGGTAAACACAAAGTAATGCGAGAATTTTATCAGCATTTAATTCAATTACGTCGCACCTTGCCTGCCCTGAAACAACTCGATAAGGAAAATCTAGAAGCCTCTGCCGTTGAAGAAGATAAACTCCTATTCCTTCGGCGTGGAAGTAGTGGCGACCAAATCTTCTGCATCATGAACTTCAATAAGAATAAGGTTACTTGTAAACCCTCTCCCGGTGGAATTTGGAGAAAAATTTTGGATTCTTCTGATGAGCAATGGATGGGTTCAGGCTCTACCTTGCCAGAAAAACTAATCCGGGAGCAGGAAGTAACAATTCGTCCACAAAGTTTTGCCCTCTATGAGCTAGAAACTCTAGCAACATGA